One window of the Salvia splendens isolate huo1 chromosome 1, SspV2, whole genome shotgun sequence genome contains the following:
- the LOC121742140 gene encoding UDP-glucose iridoid glucosyltransferase-like isoform X2, with product MSQVLIDFVKSSSDIKSAVVVIWNSVEILDDFSLQHQYQVPFYPIRPLHKMASSSSMQTSLLQEDPGCIAWLDKQALKSVLYVSLGSLATLSSEVLVETAMGIANSGQPFLWAIRPSSVAGSEWIECLPQGPREVIQERRLIVKWAPQKEVLAYPAVGGFLSHCGWNSTLESMSQGVAMICMPFFGDQRINARFLVHVWEVGVEIGNKADRKSIEEAVRVLMVEEQGNDMRLRAAEIKHKLHLSTVKDGSSCRALY from the coding sequence ATGTCACAAGTATTAATAGATTTTGTGAAGAGTTCCAGTGATATAAAATCTGCTGTAGTAGTAATATGGAACAGTGTGGAAATTCTAGATGACTTTTCCCTTCAGCACCAATATCAAGTCCCTTTCTACCCAATACGCCCTCTTCACAAAATGGCTTCGTCATCATCGATGCAAACTAGCCTACTGCAAGAAGATCCTGGTTGCATAGCCTGGCTCGACAAACAAGCCCTTAAATCCGTGCTCTATGTGAGCTTGGGTAGCTTAGCCACATTGAGTAGTGAAGTACTAGTTGAGACAGCAATGGGAATTGCCAACAGTGGGCAGCCCTTCTTGTGGGCAATTCGCCCCTCCTCCGTTGCTGGATCAGAGTGGATCGAGTGCCTGCCCCAAGGGCCGAGGGAAGTGATCCAAGAACGCAGGCTGATTGTGAAGTGGGCGCCTCAGAAAGAGGTGCTAGCTTACCCTGCGGTTGGCGGGTTCTTAAGCCACTGTGGGTGGAACTCGACTCTTGAGAGCATGAGCCAAGGAGTTGCAATGATATGCATGCCTTTCTTTGGAGACCAAAGGATCAATGCAAGGTTCTTGGTCCATGTGTGGGAAGTTGGTGTGGAGATAGGGAATAAGGCTGATAGGAAGAGCATCGAGGAGGCTGTCAGGGTGCTGATGGTGGAGGAGCAAGGGAATGATATGAGGCTGAGAGCTGCAGAGATAAAGCATAAGCTTCACCTCTCTACGGTTAAAGATGGCTCTTCTTGTAGAGCATTGTATTAA
- the LOC121742100 gene encoding ATP-dependent zinc metalloprotease FTSH 8, mitochondrial-like isoform X2, producing MIIISMVISLTLTILAKPNEGIQISFQEFKNKLLEPGLVDHIVISNKSVAKVCVKSSTQNHTIHDSTEGSDGNTPIRTSPPIAKPSNYKYRFNIGSVETFEEKLDEAQEALGIDPHDYVPVTYVSEEDHFLDLLMSPTITFLVLVILSLRQKMQGGFRVGGGGKGGRGIFNIGKAHFTKMDKNAKNKKFFKDVAGCDEAKQEIMEFVHFLKNPKKYEELGAKIPKGALLVGPPGTGKTLLAKATAGESGVPFLSISGSDFMEMFVGVGPSRVRSLFQEARRCAPSIIFIDEIDAIGRARGRGGFSGSHSERENTLNQLLVEMDGFSTTSGVVVLAGTNRPDILDNALLRPGRFDRQIGIDKPDVKGREKIFQIYLKKIKLDNDPAFFSKRLATLTPGFAGADIANVCNEAALIAARSDEPKVKMEHFDSAIDRIVGGLEKKNMVVSKIERRTVAYHESGHAVVGWFLEHAEPLLKVTIIPRGVAALGFAQYIPNENLLGTEEQLFDQTCMALGGRAAEQVLLGKISTGAQNDLERVTKMTYDQVAVYGFSKKVGLLSFPNRGDGFGMTKPYSSKTANLIDTEVREMVAKAYNRTLQLIEEHKDQVAKVAELLLEKETLHQDDMVCVLGERPFQPAERSNHDRHEDGVLAEDGKEHCTEGGDGGAAPETVPR from the exons ATGATCATTATTTCAATGGTTATTTCGCTGACATTGACAATATTAGCTAAGCCGAATGAAGGGATACAG ATTAGTTTTCAAGAGTTCAAAAATAAGCTTCTTGAACCAGGTTTGGTCGATCATATTGTTATTTCAAATAAATCTGTTGCCAAAGTTTGTGTAAAAAGCTCAACGCAGAATCATACCATTCATGATTCAACTGAAGGATCTGATGGTAATACTCCGATTAGGACCTCACCTCCAATAGCAAAACCAAGTAACTATAAGTACCGCTTCAACATTGGAAGTGTTGAAACATTTGAAGAAAAATTGGACGAAGCCCAAGAAGCGTTGGGCATAGATCCACATGATTATGTACCCGTGACTTATGTTTCTGAAGAGGACCACTTTCTAGACTTGTTAATGTCCCCGACCATCACATTTTTGGTTTTGGTAATACTTTCTTTGAGacaaaaaatgcaaggtggaTTCAGAGTAGGTGGTGGCGGAAAGGGTGGTCGGGGAATATTTAACATTGGAAAAGCTCACTTTACAAAGATGGATAAGAATGCAAAAAATAAG AAATTCTTCAAGGATGTCGCGGGTTGTGATGAAGCAAAGCAAGAGATTATGGAGTTTGTTCACTTCCTAAAGAACCCAAAGAAGTACGAGGAACTGGGGGCTAAAATCCCTAAAGGAGCTCTATTGGTTGGACCTCCCGGGACAGGTAAAACACTCCTAGCAAAAGCAACAGCTGGTGAATCTGGCGTGCCTTTTCTGTCTATATCTGGTTCTGATTTCATGGAGATGTTTGTGGGAGTTGGGCCCTCGAGGGTTAGAAGTTTGTTCCAGGAGGCAAGACGGTGCGCACCTAGTAtcatatttatagatgaaattgATGCAATTGGTAGGGCAAGGGGACGTGGGGGGTTTTCTGGTTCCCATAGTGAGCGTGAAAACACTCTTAACCAGTTACTTGTGGAAATGGATGGATTTTCAACAACATCTGGAGTTGTTGTTCTTGCTGGCACTAATAGACCAGATATCTTAGACAATGCCTTGTTGAGGCCTGGTCGGTTTGATCGCCAAATTGGCATAGACAAACCTGATGTCAAGGGCCGAGAGAAAATATTCCAGATCTATCTGAAGAAGATTAAACTTGATAATGATCCCGCTTTCTTCTCTAAGAGACTAGCAACCCTCACTCCTGGATTCGCAGGTGCAGATATTGCAAATGTTTGCAATGAAGCTGCTCTAATTGCTGCTAGATCTGATGAACCAAAGGTGAAAATGGAACACTTTGATTCAGCCATAGACAGAATAGTTGGTGGTCTTGAGAAGAAAAACATG GTCGTAAGTAAAATTGAACGGCGGACTGTAGCCTACCATGAATCAGGCCACGCTGTGGTTGGCTGGTTTCTAGAACATGCAGAACCTCTGTTGAAAGTAACTATTATTCCTCGTGGCGTTGCTGCACTTGGCTTTGCACAGTATATACCTAATGAGAATCTTCTGGGGACGGAAGAGCAGCTTTTTGATCAAACTTGCATGGCTCTTGGTGGACGTGCGGCAGAACAG GTGCTTCTGGGGAAAATATCGACGGGAGCACAGAATGATTTGGAGAGAGTGACGAAGATGACGTATGATCAAGTAGCAGTGTATGGTTTCAGCAAGAAAGTTGGTCTTCTCTCTTTCCCTAATAGAGGTGATGGATTTGGGATGACCAAACCATATAGCAGCAAAACAGCTAATCTCATAGACACTGAAGTCCGGGAAATGGTTGCAAAGGCATACAACCGAACGCTTCAATTGATTGAGGAACACAAGGACCAGGTTGCCAAGGTTGCCGAGCTATTGCTTGAGAAGGAGACTCTTCACCAGGACGACATGGTGTGTGTGCTCGGTGAGAGGCCCTTCCAACCAGCTGAGAGGTCAAACCACGACAGGCACGAGGATGGGGTCCTAGCCGAAGATGGGAAGGAGCATTGTACGGAAGGAGGCGACGGTGGAGCTGCGCCTGAGACTGTCCCGAGGTAG
- the LOC121742100 gene encoding ATP-dependent zinc metalloprotease FTSH 8, mitochondrial-like isoform X1, whose protein sequence is MIYSRIRASLARSSRCRNVFHGASKEKPFIWNTESLNGHFLRGYLAAAGANKLPFFRASLSDFKYITGNPRIYRFFCSKAPQKKNYENFYPNGKKEIPKKSEQKSGSKGEGNKSGDDGNTKLKFDPADLSTQNMIIISMVISLTLTILAKPNEGIQISFQEFKNKLLEPGLVDHIVISNKSVAKVCVKSSTQNHTIHDSTEGSDGNTPIRTSPPIAKPSNYKYRFNIGSVETFEEKLDEAQEALGIDPHDYVPVTYVSEEDHFLDLLMSPTITFLVLVILSLRQKMQGGFRVGGGGKGGRGIFNIGKAHFTKMDKNAKNKKFFKDVAGCDEAKQEIMEFVHFLKNPKKYEELGAKIPKGALLVGPPGTGKTLLAKATAGESGVPFLSISGSDFMEMFVGVGPSRVRSLFQEARRCAPSIIFIDEIDAIGRARGRGGFSGSHSERENTLNQLLVEMDGFSTTSGVVVLAGTNRPDILDNALLRPGRFDRQIGIDKPDVKGREKIFQIYLKKIKLDNDPAFFSKRLATLTPGFAGADIANVCNEAALIAARSDEPKVKMEHFDSAIDRIVGGLEKKNMVVSKIERRTVAYHESGHAVVGWFLEHAEPLLKVTIIPRGVAALGFAQYIPNENLLGTEEQLFDQTCMALGGRAAEQVLLGKISTGAQNDLERVTKMTYDQVAVYGFSKKVGLLSFPNRGDGFGMTKPYSSKTANLIDTEVREMVAKAYNRTLQLIEEHKDQVAKVAELLLEKETLHQDDMVCVLGERPFQPAERSNHDRHEDGVLAEDGKEHCTEGGDGGAAPETVPR, encoded by the exons ATGATCTATTCGAGAATCAGAGCTTCGCTAGCTCGCTCCTCTCGTTGCAGG AATGTGTTTCATGGAGCTAGTAAGGAGAAGCCCTTCATTTGGAACACAGAGAGTCTGAATGGACATTTTCTGAGAGGTTATTTAGCTGCTGCTGGAGCTAATAAACTACCGTTTTTTAGGGCTTCTTTGTCAGATTTCAAATACATCACTGGAAATCCGAGAATTTATCGATTTTTCTGTAGCAAAGCGCCCCAGAAGAAGA ATTACGAGAATTTTTATCCCAATGGCAAGAAGGAAATTCCGAAGAAGAGTGAGCAGAAGTCAGGGTCCAAAG GGGAAGGGAATAAATCTGGGGATGATGGCAACACTAAGCTTAAGTTCGATCCAGCAGACTTAAGTACGCAAAATATGATCATTATTTCAATGGTTATTTCGCTGACATTGACAATATTAGCTAAGCCGAATGAAGGGATACAG ATTAGTTTTCAAGAGTTCAAAAATAAGCTTCTTGAACCAGGTTTGGTCGATCATATTGTTATTTCAAATAAATCTGTTGCCAAAGTTTGTGTAAAAAGCTCAACGCAGAATCATACCATTCATGATTCAACTGAAGGATCTGATGGTAATACTCCGATTAGGACCTCACCTCCAATAGCAAAACCAAGTAACTATAAGTACCGCTTCAACATTGGAAGTGTTGAAACATTTGAAGAAAAATTGGACGAAGCCCAAGAAGCGTTGGGCATAGATCCACATGATTATGTACCCGTGACTTATGTTTCTGAAGAGGACCACTTTCTAGACTTGTTAATGTCCCCGACCATCACATTTTTGGTTTTGGTAATACTTTCTTTGAGacaaaaaatgcaaggtggaTTCAGAGTAGGTGGTGGCGGAAAGGGTGGTCGGGGAATATTTAACATTGGAAAAGCTCACTTTACAAAGATGGATAAGAATGCAAAAAATAAG AAATTCTTCAAGGATGTCGCGGGTTGTGATGAAGCAAAGCAAGAGATTATGGAGTTTGTTCACTTCCTAAAGAACCCAAAGAAGTACGAGGAACTGGGGGCTAAAATCCCTAAAGGAGCTCTATTGGTTGGACCTCCCGGGACAGGTAAAACACTCCTAGCAAAAGCAACAGCTGGTGAATCTGGCGTGCCTTTTCTGTCTATATCTGGTTCTGATTTCATGGAGATGTTTGTGGGAGTTGGGCCCTCGAGGGTTAGAAGTTTGTTCCAGGAGGCAAGACGGTGCGCACCTAGTAtcatatttatagatgaaattgATGCAATTGGTAGGGCAAGGGGACGTGGGGGGTTTTCTGGTTCCCATAGTGAGCGTGAAAACACTCTTAACCAGTTACTTGTGGAAATGGATGGATTTTCAACAACATCTGGAGTTGTTGTTCTTGCTGGCACTAATAGACCAGATATCTTAGACAATGCCTTGTTGAGGCCTGGTCGGTTTGATCGCCAAATTGGCATAGACAAACCTGATGTCAAGGGCCGAGAGAAAATATTCCAGATCTATCTGAAGAAGATTAAACTTGATAATGATCCCGCTTTCTTCTCTAAGAGACTAGCAACCCTCACTCCTGGATTCGCAGGTGCAGATATTGCAAATGTTTGCAATGAAGCTGCTCTAATTGCTGCTAGATCTGATGAACCAAAGGTGAAAATGGAACACTTTGATTCAGCCATAGACAGAATAGTTGGTGGTCTTGAGAAGAAAAACATG GTCGTAAGTAAAATTGAACGGCGGACTGTAGCCTACCATGAATCAGGCCACGCTGTGGTTGGCTGGTTTCTAGAACATGCAGAACCTCTGTTGAAAGTAACTATTATTCCTCGTGGCGTTGCTGCACTTGGCTTTGCACAGTATATACCTAATGAGAATCTTCTGGGGACGGAAGAGCAGCTTTTTGATCAAACTTGCATGGCTCTTGGTGGACGTGCGGCAGAACAG GTGCTTCTGGGGAAAATATCGACGGGAGCACAGAATGATTTGGAGAGAGTGACGAAGATGACGTATGATCAAGTAGCAGTGTATGGTTTCAGCAAGAAAGTTGGTCTTCTCTCTTTCCCTAATAGAGGTGATGGATTTGGGATGACCAAACCATATAGCAGCAAAACAGCTAATCTCATAGACACTGAAGTCCGGGAAATGGTTGCAAAGGCATACAACCGAACGCTTCAATTGATTGAGGAACACAAGGACCAGGTTGCCAAGGTTGCCGAGCTATTGCTTGAGAAGGAGACTCTTCACCAGGACGACATGGTGTGTGTGCTCGGTGAGAGGCCCTTCCAACCAGCTGAGAGGTCAAACCACGACAGGCACGAGGATGGGGTCCTAGCCGAAGATGGGAAGGAGCATTGTACGGAAGGAGGCGACGGTGGAGCTGCGCCTGAGACTGTCCCGAGGTAG
- the LOC121742140 gene encoding UDP-glucose iridoid glucosyltransferase-like isoform X1 yields MIDLTTKLLAESQLEEPVPELHPAIRFKDLSLSVLSKMSQVLIDFVKSSSDIKSAVVVIWNSVEILDDFSLQHQYQVPFYPIRPLHKMASSSSMQTSLLQEDPGCIAWLDKQALKSVLYVSLGSLATLSSEVLVETAMGIANSGQPFLWAIRPSSVAGSEWIECLPQGPREVIQERRLIVKWAPQKEVLAYPAVGGFLSHCGWNSTLESMSQGVAMICMPFFGDQRINARFLVHVWEVGVEIGNKADRKSIEEAVRVLMVEEQGNDMRLRAAEIKHKLHLSTVKDGSSCRALY; encoded by the coding sequence ATGATTGATCTAACAACCAAATTGCTGGCAGAGTCTCAGCTTGAGGAACCAGTGCCAGAGCTTCATCCAGCAATCAGGTTCAAGGATCTGTCTCTTTCAGTCTTGTCCAAGATGTCACAAGTATTAATAGATTTTGTGAAGAGTTCCAGTGATATAAAATCTGCTGTAGTAGTAATATGGAACAGTGTGGAAATTCTAGATGACTTTTCCCTTCAGCACCAATATCAAGTCCCTTTCTACCCAATACGCCCTCTTCACAAAATGGCTTCGTCATCATCGATGCAAACTAGCCTACTGCAAGAAGATCCTGGTTGCATAGCCTGGCTCGACAAACAAGCCCTTAAATCCGTGCTCTATGTGAGCTTGGGTAGCTTAGCCACATTGAGTAGTGAAGTACTAGTTGAGACAGCAATGGGAATTGCCAACAGTGGGCAGCCCTTCTTGTGGGCAATTCGCCCCTCCTCCGTTGCTGGATCAGAGTGGATCGAGTGCCTGCCCCAAGGGCCGAGGGAAGTGATCCAAGAACGCAGGCTGATTGTGAAGTGGGCGCCTCAGAAAGAGGTGCTAGCTTACCCTGCGGTTGGCGGGTTCTTAAGCCACTGTGGGTGGAACTCGACTCTTGAGAGCATGAGCCAAGGAGTTGCAATGATATGCATGCCTTTCTTTGGAGACCAAAGGATCAATGCAAGGTTCTTGGTCCATGTGTGGGAAGTTGGTGTGGAGATAGGGAATAAGGCTGATAGGAAGAGCATCGAGGAGGCTGTCAGGGTGCTGATGGTGGAGGAGCAAGGGAATGATATGAGGCTGAGAGCTGCAGAGATAAAGCATAAGCTTCACCTCTCTACGGTTAAAGATGGCTCTTCTTGTAGAGCATTGTATTAA